A part of Bacillus thuringiensis genomic DNA contains:
- a CDS encoding transglycosylase codes for MKSVKVFLICWLCIHVCLLFPLQSQAEEQNVPEQKLNEVNVQEENKEVQEQPEQEEMKQDNEKQQEVANEQEIEKKIETDQGVITVNKPELKVGEEVRLIVEPKEQNVQSIKGILRLPKKGDQYEQERILSFKYEEETKRWIANYKVETFDLQGDWNLQLIQSYKENEKEELVENEVKVPLIRINNEVPTLDKELPKLHKVTIDETKGNVIERKQGDSIRVRVKATDVESVVKEVRVILKGKENKEITFLLDYNRRDMDWQKVFEITDTLPIGTYELVVEIVDAAGNKLVEASEYIVSVLEQKTEEDKKVEEREKEEKLEDKKETEKQEDSKVEIPLPEEKPPVVQIPKKEENVNGLIKEPLKEKEKITYVIKEPFTDNKEVNKAKAQIDKDNNNQVISKKKEKKEKPEDKKEAKSEQGIQASNVFAIMSGLFVLFLVLKSNKEWG; via the coding sequence ATGAAAAGCGTAAAGGTCTTTCTAATTTGCTGGCTATGCATACATGTATGCTTGCTCTTCCCGCTGCAAAGTCAGGCGGAAGAGCAAAATGTGCCAGAACAAAAATTAAATGAAGTGAATGTGCAAGAAGAAAATAAAGAAGTTCAAGAGCAGCCAGAGCAAGAAGAAATGAAGCAAGATAATGAGAAACAACAAGAAGTAGCAAATGAACAAGAAATCGAAAAAAAGATAGAGACGGATCAAGGGGTTATTACAGTAAATAAGCCAGAATTAAAAGTTGGCGAAGAAGTGCGGCTTATTGTAGAACCGAAAGAGCAAAATGTTCAAAGTATAAAAGGTATTTTGCGCTTGCCAAAAAAAGGCGATCAGTATGAACAAGAAAGAATTCTATCGTTTAAGTATGAAGAGGAAACGAAGCGATGGATTGCTAACTACAAGGTCGAGACTTTTGATTTGCAAGGTGATTGGAACCTTCAGCTCATTCAAAGTTACAAAGAAAATGAGAAAGAAGAGCTTGTAGAAAATGAAGTGAAAGTCCCGCTCATTCGTATAAATAATGAAGTGCCAACTCTAGATAAAGAGTTACCGAAGTTGCATAAAGTTACGATTGATGAGACGAAGGGAAACGTAATTGAACGAAAACAAGGCGATTCTATACGTGTGCGAGTGAAGGCGACAGACGTAGAATCAGTTGTGAAAGAAGTCCGTGTGATATTAAAGGGGAAAGAAAATAAAGAGATTACCTTTTTATTAGATTACAATAGGCGTGATATGGATTGGCAAAAAGTATTTGAAATAACGGATACGTTGCCAATTGGCACATACGAACTAGTTGTAGAGATAGTGGATGCGGCCGGCAATAAACTGGTTGAGGCAAGTGAGTATATCGTTTCTGTTTTGGAGCAAAAAACAGAAGAGGATAAAAAGGTAGAAGAACGAGAGAAAGAAGAGAAATTAGAAGATAAGAAAGAAACTGAGAAGCAGGAAGACTCGAAAGTAGAAATCCCGCTTCCAGAAGAAAAACCGCCAGTTGTTCAAATTCCGAAAAAAGAAGAGAATGTAAACGGTCTTATAAAAGAACCATTGAAAGAGAAAGAAAAAATTACTTATGTTATAAAAGAGCCTTTCACAGACAACAAGGAAGTAAATAAAGCGAAGGCACAAATAGATAAAGATAATAACAATCAAGTCATTTCGAAAAAGAAAGAGAAAAAAGAAAAGCCAGAAGATAAGAAAGAAGCTAAAAGTGAACAGGGAATACAAGCTTCTAATGTATTTGCCATCATGTCAGGTTTATTCGTATTGTTTTTAGTTTTAAAAAGTAATAAAGAATGGGGCTAA
- the cheR gene encoding protein-glutamate O-methyltransferase CheR, protein MIIEQDYDHFIASFKQQFNMDIASYKQDRMRRRIDAFISRKSFENYTNFLSNLRTDQNLFLSFIDYITINVSEFFRNKERWQTLETKALPKLLEQNNGKLKVWSAACAAGEEPYTLSLILSKHLAPFRFEIQATDLDFHILETAKRGQYTERSLKELPTDLKERHFTKENDIYSLHQNIKQNVTFKQHDLLMQSFDTNYDLIICRNVMIYFTEEARVKLYEKFSRSLRKGGVLFVGSTEQILTPERYNLQRFDTFFYEKI, encoded by the coding sequence ATGATAATTGAACAAGATTATGATCATTTTATCGCGAGTTTTAAACAACAATTTAATATGGATATCGCTTCATATAAACAAGATAGAATGCGTCGTAGAATCGATGCTTTTATTTCGAGAAAAAGTTTTGAGAACTACACTAATTTTTTAAGTAATTTACGTACCGATCAAAATTTATTTTTAAGTTTTATTGATTATATTACAATTAACGTTTCAGAATTTTTCAGAAATAAAGAACGTTGGCAAACGTTAGAAACGAAAGCACTACCAAAATTACTTGAACAAAATAACGGAAAATTAAAAGTATGGAGTGCCGCTTGCGCCGCAGGTGAAGAACCATATACACTCTCTTTAATTTTATCGAAACATTTAGCTCCATTTCGTTTTGAAATACAAGCAACAGATCTTGATTTTCACATTTTAGAAACTGCAAAACGCGGTCAATATACAGAACGTTCTTTAAAAGAATTACCTACCGATTTGAAAGAACGTCATTTCACAAAAGAGAATGATATATATTCATTACATCAAAACATTAAGCAAAACGTTACGTTCAAACAACATGACCTGTTAATGCAGTCGTTCGATACAAATTACGATTTAATCATTTGTCGCAACGTAATGATATACTTTACTGAAGAAGCAAGGGTAAAACTTTACGAAAAGTTTAGTCGCTCTTTACGAAAAGGCGGGGTGCTATTTGTTGGTAGCACAGAACAAATTTTAACACCCGAACGTTATAATCTTCAGAGATTTGATACATTCTTCTACGAAAAAATATAA
- a CDS encoding YaaR family protein, whose product MLRSISHNPILSHIPPATQMPKEANVRTGLAFSDNLHADPKKDKLLEQMEAFVDNIGEIKEKIEMELTLDNVMEYKNTVKSFLNFYVDNVLQYKDVMSRHPRYGYSQKMTIVKQAEMGLNELEDVMNLINTKTGHLEMLNQIGEIHGLIVNLVL is encoded by the coding sequence ATGCTGCGTTCGATCTCACATAATCCGATTTTATCGCATATACCGCCTGCTACTCAAATGCCGAAAGAAGCAAATGTCAGGACAGGACTTGCATTTTCGGATAATTTGCATGCAGATCCGAAAAAAGATAAATTGCTAGAACAAATGGAAGCATTTGTCGATAACATTGGAGAAATTAAAGAGAAAATTGAAATGGAATTAACGCTTGATAATGTAATGGAATACAAAAATACAGTAAAATCATTTTTGAATTTTTACGTAGATAATGTATTGCAATATAAAGACGTCATGTCTCGTCATCCGCGTTACGGATATTCACAGAAAATGACGATTGTGAAACAGGCGGAAATGGGATTAAATGAGTTAGAAGATGTTATGAATTTAATTAATACGAAAACGGGACATTTAGAAATGTTAAATCAGATTGGAGAAATCCACGGCTTAATTGTAAATTTAGTCTTGTAA
- the flgK gene encoding flagellar hook-associated protein FlgK has product MRLSDYNTPLSGLLAAQMGLQTTKQNLSNIHTPGYVRQMVNYGSAGASQGYSPEQKIGYGVQTLGVDRITDEVKTKQFNDQLSQLSYYNYMNSTLSRVESMVGTTGKNSLSSLMDGFFNAFREVAKNPEQPNYYDTLISETGKFTSQVNRLAKGLDTAAAQTTEDIEAHVNEFNRLAGSLAEANKKIGQAGTQVPNQLLDERDRIITEMSKYANIEVSYESMNPNIASVRMNGVLTVNGQDTYPLQLNKEKEPMTAEIYGSEIPLTSGAIQSAIDTKAKIASYKKNLEELMSSVKNEVNTVMGKEFFVGDQAKDMKLNPEFAKDVSKMKISAETANKLAAITDGNYKEGLSYKQALDQFVVGVASDKSAVNAYQKIHGDLLEGIQQEKMGVEGVNMEEEMVNLMAFQKYFVANSKAITTMNEVFDSLFSIIR; this is encoded by the coding sequence ATGAGACTATCTGATTATAATACGCCGTTATCGGGTTTGTTAGCGGCACAAATGGGATTACAAACGACGAAACAAAATTTATCTAACATTCATACGCCTGGTTATGTGCGTCAAATGGTGAATTACGGATCGGCTGGAGCAAGTCAGGGCTATTCACCAGAACAAAAAATAGGTTATGGTGTACAAACGTTAGGCGTTGACCGTATTACAGATGAAGTGAAGACGAAACAGTTTAACGATCAATTATCTCAACTCTCTTACTATAACTACATGAATTCGACTTTATCACGTGTAGAATCTATGGTTGGAACGACAGGAAAGAATTCATTATCTAGTTTAATGGATGGCTTCTTTAATGCCTTTCGTGAAGTTGCAAAAAATCCAGAACAACCAAATTACTACGATACATTAATTTCTGAAACTGGGAAGTTTACAAGTCAAGTAAATCGTCTAGCGAAAGGCTTAGATACAGCAGCAGCACAAACGACAGAAGATATTGAAGCGCATGTCAATGAATTTAATCGTCTTGCTGGCAGCTTAGCGGAAGCGAATAAAAAAATTGGACAAGCAGGTACACAAGTGCCAAATCAACTTTTGGATGAACGTGATCGTATCATTACAGAAATGTCTAAGTACGCAAATATAGAAGTGTCTTATGAATCTATGAATCCTAATATCGCGAGTGTTAGAATGAATGGTGTTTTAACAGTAAATGGACAAGATACGTATCCGCTTCAATTAAATAAAGAAAAAGAACCAATGACTGCTGAAATTTACGGTTCGGAAATTCCTTTAACGAGTGGAGCAATCCAATCAGCGATCGATACGAAAGCGAAGATTGCTAGTTATAAGAAAAACCTTGAAGAATTAATGAGCTCTGTAAAGAATGAAGTGAACACAGTAATGGGAAAAGAGTTCTTCGTTGGAGATCAAGCGAAAGATATGAAATTAAACCCTGAATTTGCAAAAGATGTTTCGAAAATGAAAATATCTGCTGAAACAGCAAATAAACTAGCAGCAATTACAGATGGAAATTATAAAGAAGGTCTTTCTTATAAACAAGCATTAGACCAATTCGTAGTTGGTGTTGCATCCGATAAAAGTGCAGTGAATGCTTATCAAAAAATTCATGGGGATTTATTAGAGGGGATTCAGCAAGAAAAAATGGGTGTTGAAGGCGTTAATATGGAAGAGGAAATGGTTAATTTAATGGCCTTCCAAAAATATTTCGTTGCAAACTCTAAAGCTATTACTACGATGAATGAAGTGTTTGATAGTCTATTTTCGATTATTCGATAA
- a CDS encoding flagellar hook-associated protein 3 produces MRVSTFQNASWAKNQLMDLNVQQQYHRNQVTSGKKNLLMSEDPLAASKSFAIQHSLANMEQMQKDIADSKNVLTQTENTLQSLLKSLTRADQLTVQASNGTNSEKELKAIGVEIDQILKQVVYLANTKEQGRYIFGGDSAEKPPFTEDGTYQGGKNDVNWQLNDGYEFKAFRNGEALLSPVIKTLKQMSEAMQNGDPKALKPLLEGNKQNLDGIINRTTEVGSTMNTMETFKTILSEQNVALQENRKEIEDVDLAVAISDLAYINATYEATLKAVSTMSKTSILDYM; encoded by the coding sequence ATGAGAGTATCTACATTTCAAAATGCAAGCTGGGCAAAGAATCAGTTAATGGATTTGAATGTGCAACAACAATACCACCGAAATCAAGTAACTTCAGGGAAGAAAAACCTTCTTATGAGTGAAGATCCACTTGCAGCAAGTAAATCATTTGCGATTCAACATTCATTGGCAAATATGGAACAAATGCAAAAAGATATAGCGGATTCGAAAAATGTGTTAACACAAACTGAAAATACTTTACAAAGCTTGTTGAAGTCTTTAACAAGAGCAGATCAATTAACAGTACAAGCATCAAATGGAACAAATAGTGAAAAAGAATTGAAGGCTATTGGTGTAGAAATTGATCAAATTTTAAAACAAGTTGTATATTTAGCGAATACGAAAGAGCAAGGCCGTTATATTTTCGGTGGTGATAGTGCAGAGAAGCCACCGTTTACAGAAGATGGTACATACCAAGGTGGAAAAAATGATGTGAACTGGCAACTAAATGACGGTTATGAATTCAAAGCGTTCCGTAACGGAGAAGCATTATTATCCCCAGTTATAAAAACGTTAAAACAGATGAGTGAAGCGATGCAAAACGGTGACCCAAAAGCGTTAAAACCGTTATTAGAAGGAAATAAGCAAAACTTAGATGGCATCATTAATCGTACAACTGAAGTGGGTTCGACAATGAACACAATGGAGACGTTTAAAACAATTTTAAGCGAGCAAAATGTAGCACTTCAAGAAAACCGTAAAGAAATTGAGGATGTTGATTTAGCGGTCGCAATTTCTGATTTAGCTTATATAAACGCAACATACGAAGCAACATTAAAAGCTGTTAGTACGATGAGTAAAACGAGTATTTTAGATTACATGTAA
- a CDS encoding flagellar hook-associated protein 2: MAGTISNYGDRQQIWNLGNNMIDTKKLVDLELQALEMKKSPYTTQKQTLTNENKVYASMKKEFASFVQVFKDLNTFKGDEKKTTLSKDGFMTAQADAAAIPGTYTITVERVAERHQITTAPLTPPKTPEGTEQKFSLDLKLGVDDAFQINGKEVKISEDMTYKDLVNKINNGNYGVSVYTLGDQLFFTSTIAGKEGELKLTDGANGFLQNIGLVTSAKNTDGTNAIAHQVTGAVNAEYTINGIKGTSKTNKIDTIPGLTINLEKVTTEPIKLAIEDSDIKNSIDLIKKMKDEYNNAVKSLDLFSGENGVMQGNNVSFAISNAMTSIFRFSQDDKYLFSFGIQIDKTGNMTLDEEKLKIAFKENPESTKQFFFGFNGIGHDIDKKLEGIFGDEGIIGKRSKSIEKQVTDLERKIQDIDTINKKKQESIIDKYAKLESQLALLDSQLQTIKAMTKTKSDD, from the coding sequence ATGGCAGGGACAATATCTAATTATGGTGACAGACAGCAAATATGGAATTTAGGAAATAACATGATAGATACAAAGAAGTTAGTAGATTTAGAGTTACAAGCATTGGAAATGAAAAAATCACCATATACTACACAAAAACAAACGTTAACAAATGAAAACAAAGTGTATGCGAGCATGAAAAAAGAGTTTGCAAGTTTTGTGCAAGTATTCAAAGATTTAAACACATTTAAAGGTGATGAAAAGAAAACAACTCTATCCAAAGATGGTTTTATGACAGCACAGGCGGATGCTGCTGCAATTCCTGGAACATACACAATTACAGTAGAGCGAGTAGCAGAAAGGCATCAAATAACTACAGCGCCACTTACTCCCCCAAAAACTCCTGAAGGTACGGAGCAAAAATTCAGTTTAGATTTAAAGCTTGGAGTAGATGATGCATTTCAGATAAATGGAAAAGAAGTTAAAATTTCGGAAGATATGACGTATAAAGATCTTGTCAATAAAATTAATAATGGAAATTATGGTGTATCCGTATACACGTTAGGGGATCAACTATTTTTCACATCTACTATTGCAGGAAAAGAGGGAGAGCTGAAATTAACGGATGGTGCCAATGGCTTTTTACAAAATATAGGGCTGGTTACTTCTGCGAAAAATACGGATGGAACGAATGCCATTGCACATCAAGTGACAGGAGCAGTAAATGCGGAATATACAATAAATGGAATTAAAGGAACTAGTAAAACAAATAAGATTGATACAATTCCAGGATTAACTATTAACTTAGAAAAGGTAACTACAGAGCCAATTAAATTAGCTATCGAAGATTCAGATATAAAAAATTCGATAGATTTAATCAAAAAAATGAAAGATGAGTATAATAACGCTGTTAAAAGCTTAGATTTGTTTTCTGGTGAAAATGGAGTAATGCAAGGGAATAATGTTTCATTTGCTATCAGTAATGCAATGACAAGCATTTTTAGATTTTCCCAAGATGATAAGTATTTATTTTCTTTTGGGATTCAAATTGATAAAACAGGAAATATGACTCTTGATGAAGAGAAATTGAAAATAGCTTTTAAAGAGAATCCAGAATCTACAAAACAATTTTTCTTTGGTTTTAATGGCATTGGTCATGATATAGATAAAAAGCTCGAGGGAATCTTTGGAGATGAAGGGATTATTGGAAAACGCTCTAAAAGTATTGAAAAGCAAGTAACTGATTTAGAGAGAAAAATTCAAGATATTGATACAATTAATAAGAAAAAACAAGAATCAATTATTGATAAATATGCAAAGTTGGAAAGCCAGCTAGCATTGCTTGATAGTCAGCTGCAGACAATCAAAGCAATGACAAAAACAAAAAGTGATGATTAA
- the fliS gene encoding flagellar export chaperone FliS: protein MQAWQRYMQNDIMTSNPIKNTIFIYERCIVEFRKLEELLNTFKLQEGDDLLEKLERIFEELKLQLNPDISKDLYDSLFGLYDWISIQIQTMKVTREAKDIDVIVQVLQDLIDGYRGALENEQ, encoded by the coding sequence ATGCAAGCATGGCAACGTTATATGCAAAACGATATTATGACGAGTAATCCGATTAAAAATACAATATTTATTTATGAAAGATGTATCGTAGAGTTTCGTAAATTGGAAGAGCTTTTAAATACATTTAAACTTCAAGAAGGAGACGACCTTCTTGAAAAGTTAGAACGTATATTTGAAGAGTTGAAGCTTCAATTAAATCCTGATATTTCGAAAGATTTATATGACAGTTTATTCGGTTTATACGATTGGATTAGCATTCAAATTCAAACGATGAAAGTAACGCGTGAAGCAAAAGACATTGATGTGATTGTACAAGTGTTACAAGATTTAATAGACGGTTACCGTGGAGCGCTCGAAAATGAACAATGA
- a CDS encoding flagellar biosynthesis protein FlgG: MNNDIYRMFVGCFNEIGELQVSDEEFAEKSGMLNRWMMTLDEETRTQVATEVTPWIIKAAQHIRDKQKILEEMIMENDGRMKANSFYGKY; the protein is encoded by the coding sequence ATGAACAATGATATTTATCGGATGTTTGTCGGCTGTTTTAATGAAATCGGTGAATTGCAGGTTTCAGATGAAGAGTTTGCTGAGAAAAGTGGGATGTTAAATCGTTGGATGATGACATTGGATGAAGAAACGCGCACGCAAGTTGCAACGGAAGTTACCCCGTGGATTATTAAGGCAGCGCAGCATATTCGAGATAAGCAAAAGATTTTGGAAGAAATGATTATGGAAAATGATGGGCGAATGAAAGCTAATTCATTTTATGGTAAATATTAA
- the flgB gene encoding flagellar basal body rod protein FlgB codes for MPDLVSDVGHYMNYLVTKRNTVSSNIANANTPGYKAQDVTFAEQMNKSSALYKNNAADLKSNPNLYQTNEMHLPTVNAKNTYAKMQTKSMQTNKDGNSVDVTTEMLDLMKANQLYGISVNAINTQYAINQAARGR; via the coding sequence ATGCCAGATTTAGTGAGTGATGTAGGCCATTACATGAATTATTTAGTGACGAAACGAAATACCGTTTCTAGTAATATTGCAAATGCGAATACACCCGGCTATAAAGCACAAGATGTAACATTTGCTGAGCAAATGAATAAAAGTAGTGCATTATATAAGAACAATGCTGCGGACTTAAAGAGCAATCCAAATTTATATCAAACGAATGAAATGCACTTACCGACAGTGAATGCGAAAAATACATATGCAAAGATGCAAACAAAATCAATGCAAACGAATAAAGATGGAAATAGTGTGGATGTAACGACAGAAATGCTAGATTTAATGAAAGCAAATCAGTTATACGGTATTTCAGTTAACGCGATTAATACACAATATGCAATTAACCAAGCGGCACGCGGACGTTAA
- the flgC gene encoding flagellar basal body rod protein FlgC, producing MFQAINASGSGLTTARKWMEVTSNNIVNANTTAAPGANLYERRSVVLESNNSFANMLDGSPTNGVKIKSIEADKTENLVYDPTHPHANEEGYVRYPNIDVTAEMTNVMVAQKMYEANTSVLNANKKMLDKDLEIGRG from the coding sequence ATGTTTCAGGCAATTAATGCAAGTGGCTCAGGGCTAACGACAGCGAGAAAGTGGATGGAAGTTACTTCTAACAATATTGTAAATGCAAATACAACGGCTGCTCCGGGGGCGAATTTATATGAGCGTCGTAGTGTAGTGCTAGAATCAAACAATAGTTTTGCAAATATGTTAGATGGGTCTCCTACAAATGGAGTAAAAATAAAAAGTATTGAAGCAGATAAAACTGAAAACTTAGTGTATGATCCAACACATCCGCATGCAAATGAAGAAGGATATGTACGTTATCCAAATATTGATGTGACTGCTGAAATGACGAATGTAATGGTTGCCCAAAAAATGTACGAAGCGAATACAAGTGTATTAAATGCGAATAAAAAAATGCTTGATAAAGATTTAGAAATTGGTAGAGGATAA
- the fliE gene encoding flagellar hook-basal body complex protein FliE, giving the protein MKIQPMLNTQPFGAIQSIGAPKTSQTSVVEGKKFIDLLEDMNQTQNNAQTAVYDLLTKGVGETHDVLIQQKKAESQMKTAALVRDNLIENYKSLINMQI; this is encoded by the coding sequence ATGAAAATCCAACCGATGTTAAATACGCAACCATTTGGAGCAATTCAGTCAATTGGTGCACCGAAAACGTCTCAAACATCTGTAGTTGAGGGGAAAAAGTTTATTGATTTATTGGAAGATATGAATCAAACGCAAAACAATGCGCAAACAGCAGTATACGATTTACTAACTAAAGGGGTAGGGGAAACGCATGACGTTTTAATTCAGCAGAAGAAGGCAGAGTCCCAAATGAAAACGGCTGCTCTCGTACGTGATAATCTTATTGAAAATTATAAGTCACTAATTAATATGCAAATTTAG
- a CDS encoding flagellar M-ring protein FliF C-terminal domain-containing protein, translated as MEKIKNVIQSLKTWHKLVIGAALLAIVTGALLYFTLPDKYVVVYQNLNDTDKQEITAELSKLGVDYQLAADGSIRVQKNDAPWVRKEMNGMGLPFNSKSGEEILLESSLGSSEQDKKMKQIVGTKKQLEQDIVRNFATVETANVQITLPEKETIFDEEKAKGTAAITVGVKRGQLLTADQVAGIQQMISAAVPGVKAEEVSVIDSKKGIISKGADEAHSTSSSSYEKEVEMQQQIEGKLKQDIDATLMTMFKPNEYKVNTKVSVNYDEVTRQSEKYGDKGVLRSKQEQEESSTAQEGAETKQGAGITANGEVPNYGTNNNQNGKIVYDNKNGNKIENYEIDKTVETIKKHPELTKTNVVVWVDNDTLVKRKMDMTTFKEAIGTAAGLQADPNGNFTNGQVNVVTVQFDQPKEEKKKEPEESGINWWLFGGIPAGLLAIGGLVWFLLARRKRKKEEEEYEEYLAEEEIAASNESIMEIPEEKIVPEPKPEPEEPKEPTLDEQVHDATKEHVEGTAKVIKKWLNGQ; from the coding sequence ATGGAAAAGATAAAAAATGTTATCCAATCATTAAAAACGTGGCATAAGTTAGTAATCGGTGCTGCGCTTTTAGCGATTGTAACAGGAGCACTTTTATACTTCACCTTGCCAGATAAATATGTTGTTGTATATCAAAATTTAAATGATACAGATAAGCAAGAGATTACAGCAGAATTATCGAAGTTAGGTGTCGATTATCAATTAGCGGCCGATGGTTCGATTCGTGTGCAAAAGAATGATGCTCCATGGGTTCGAAAAGAAATGAATGGGATGGGCTTACCGTTTAATTCTAAAAGCGGTGAGGAAATTTTATTAGAAAGCTCGCTCGGTTCAAGTGAGCAAGATAAAAAAATGAAGCAAATTGTCGGTACGAAAAAGCAATTGGAGCAAGATATCGTAAGAAACTTTGCGACAGTTGAAACGGCAAATGTTCAAATTACATTACCTGAAAAAGAGACAATTTTTGATGAAGAAAAAGCAAAAGGAACAGCGGCAATTACTGTAGGTGTGAAACGTGGCCAATTATTAACGGCAGATCAGGTTGCAGGTATACAGCAAATGATTAGTGCAGCAGTTCCAGGTGTAAAAGCAGAAGAAGTAAGTGTGATTGATAGCAAAAAAGGTATTATCTCAAAAGGAGCAGATGAAGCGCATTCTACTAGTTCCTCTTCTTATGAAAAAGAAGTAGAGATGCAGCAACAAATTGAAGGTAAATTAAAGCAAGATATTGATGCAACGTTAATGACGATGTTTAAACCGAATGAATATAAAGTGAATACGAAAGTGTCTGTAAACTATGATGAAGTTACACGCCAGTCAGAAAAATATGGTGATAAAGGTGTACTTCGTAGCAAACAAGAGCAAGAGGAAAGCTCTACTGCACAAGAAGGAGCAGAGACGAAGCAAGGCGCTGGTATTACAGCGAACGGCGAAGTGCCAAACTACGGTACGAACAATAATCAAAATGGTAAAATCGTCTATGATAATAAAAATGGTAACAAAATTGAAAACTATGAAATAGATAAAACAGTTGAAACAATTAAGAAACACCCAGAATTAACGAAAACAAATGTTGTAGTATGGGTAGACAATGATACGTTAGTAAAACGAAAAATGGATATGACTACTTTCAAAGAAGCAATCGGCACAGCTGCTGGCCTTCAAGCTGATCCGAATGGAAACTTTACAAACGGTCAAGTTAACGTTGTAACTGTTCAGTTTGATCAGCCGAAAGAGGAGAAGAAGAAAGAGCCAGAAGAAAGCGGTATAAACTGGTGGTTATTCGGTGGAATTCCAGCTGGTTTATTAGCAATTGGTGGTCTAGTATGGTTCTTATTAGCAAGACGTAAGAGAAAGAAAGAAGAAGAGGAATATGAAGAATACTTAGCAGAAGAGGAAATTGCTGCAAGTAATGAAAGTATTATGGAAATTCCTGAAGAAAAAATAGTACCAGAGCCAAAACCAGAACCAGAAGAACCGAAAGAACCAACGTTAGATGAACAAGTGCATGATGCTACGAAAGAACATGTAGAAGGAACTGCAAAAGTAATTAAAAAATGGTTAAATGGACAGTAA
- a CDS encoding flagellar motor switch protein FliG produces MLDEISSKEKAAILIRTLEEGVAAKVIEYMTAEEKEVLLREIAKFRVYKPETLENVLGEFLYELNVKELNLVTPDKEYIRRIFKNMPEDELEKLLEDLWYNKDNPFEFLNSLADLEPLLTVLNDESPQTIAIIASYIKPQLASQLIERLPDHKRVETVMGIAKLEQVDGELINQIGDLLKSKLNNMAFNAINKTDGLKTIVNILNNVSRGVEKTVFQKLDEMDYELSEKIKENMFVFEDLLGLEALALRRVLEEITDNGVIAKALKIAKEEIKEKLFTCMSSNRKEMILEELDGLGPLKMTDAEKAQQTITGTVKKLEKEGRIIVQRGEDDVLI; encoded by the coding sequence ATGTTAGATGAAATCTCCTCCAAAGAAAAAGCTGCCATCCTTATTCGTACATTAGAAGAAGGGGTGGCAGCAAAAGTCATTGAATATATGACGGCTGAGGAAAAAGAAGTATTACTTCGTGAAATCGCGAAGTTTCGTGTATATAAACCGGAAACGTTAGAGAATGTACTAGGGGAGTTCTTGTATGAATTAAATGTAAAAGAATTAAACCTAGTGACTCCGGATAAAGAATATATTCGTCGCATATTTAAAAATATGCCAGAAGACGAACTAGAAAAATTATTGGAAGATCTTTGGTATAACAAAGATAATCCGTTTGAATTCTTAAATTCACTTGCGGATTTAGAACCGCTTCTTACTGTACTTAATGATGAATCGCCACAAACGATTGCGATTATCGCTTCTTATATTAAACCGCAGCTTGCTTCTCAATTAATTGAGAGATTACCAGATCATAAGCGAGTAGAAACGGTAATGGGGATTGCGAAGCTAGAGCAAGTTGATGGTGAATTAATAAATCAAATTGGTGATTTATTAAAATCGAAATTAAATAATATGGCATTTAATGCAATTAATAAAACGGATGGCTTGAAAACAATAGTAAACATTTTAAATAATGTTTCACGAGGTGTTGAAAAAACAGTCTTTCAAAAGCTGGATGAAATGGATTATGAGTTATCTGAGAAAATTAAAGAAAACATGTTTGTATTTGAAGACTTACTCGGACTTGAAGCTCTTGCACTTCGTCGTGTATTAGAAGAAATTACAGATAACGGTGTTATTGCGAAAGCACTTAAAATTGCAAAAGAAGAGATTAAAGAGAAATTATTTACATGTATGTCTTCAAACCGTAAAGAAATGATTCTAGAAGAATTAGATGGCTTAGGACCGCTTAAGATGACGGATGCTGAAAAGGCACAGCAAACGATTACAGGCACAGTGAAAAAGCTAGAGAAGGAAGGAAGAATTATCGTTCAAAGAGGTGAAGATGATGTCCTTATTTAA